From Microcaecilia unicolor chromosome 11, aMicUni1.1, whole genome shotgun sequence, the proteins below share one genomic window:
- the C11H11orf68 gene encoding UPF0696 protein C11orf68 homolog, whose protein sequence is MAECEDEEQTRLSHFPAEDYAAESMAADMDPWVIFDARKTPRAEFEDWLDTYRPSRVLRQGNPNSNMQPVGWIAVYGPDFTPDVGRVSELQDDWEQLQASGRKIDFDTIRELALNHGVLTGKWLMHLDTGFKVDHAWRQVAACVLEGRTGLAKVSPFSPDSDKHVICVYNCNFTDEEKVMELDAAIRAAGIKCQLSYKPDVYTYLGIYRNNRWHLCPTIYESKFDLECIPRRSRIINKTNNMEVN, encoded by the coding sequence ATGGCAGAGTGTGAGGATGAAGAACAGACCAGACTGAGCCACTTCCCAGCTGAGGATTATGCAGCCGAATCCATGGCTGCTGACATGGACCCTTGGGTGATCTTTGATGCTCGCAAGACCCCCCGGGCAGAATTTGAGGACTGGCTAGACACCTACCGCCCTTCACGAGTGCTGCGGCAGGGCAACCCCAACAGCAATATGCAGCCTGTAGGCTGGATTGCAGTCTATGGTCCAGACTTTACGCCAGATGTTGGGCGAGTGAGTGAACTTCAAGATGACTGGGAGCAGCTACAGGCTAGTGGCCGCAAGATTGATTTTGATACAATCAGGGAGCTGGCCCTGAACCATGGTGTGTTGACAGGCAAGTGGCTTATGCACTTAGacacaggcttcaaagtagatcATGCCTGGCGCCAAGTGGCTGCCTGTGTTCTAGAGGGGCGTACTGGCCTGGCTAAAGTCAGCCCATTCAGCCCTGATTCAGATAAGCATGTCATCTGCGTTTATAACTGTAATTTCACTGATGAGGAGAAAGTGATGGAGCTAGATGCAGCTATCCGGGCTGCAGGGATAAAGTGTCAACTGTCATACAAGCCAGATGTATATACATATCTGGGCATTTATCGGAACAATCGTTGGCATCTCTGCCCTACTATCTATGAAAGTAAGTTTGACTTGGAATGCATCCCAAGACGCTCCCGCATCATCAATAAAACCAACAACATGGAAGTGAATTGA